cccttctcctccccccccccctcctcacCGAGTAACGGCTCTCTACGTCCCTTCCGCCCCGGATCTCGACGGCCGGATCCAGTGTGCCGCGTTGGTTGGGCTGCCTGTTTCCTTTCGGGATACGGGCGGTGGGGTTCGGGATCTGGGCTTCCTGCTGGCTGTTGCTTCTGTGGAGAGTAGGGTAGTCTCACGAATTGCATTTGGCTAGGTCCCTTGTTTCAAACCCCTAATCTATGCGACGAACCCTAAATACTATACGTAGTTGGCCTAACGTTGTCGAATTGTATATTTGAACTTTAATAGCACCGAAATGAGCCGTGCTGTGAGTACTCTACAATGTACCCACTTGTATTCAAAATGCCTGGTCGGTCCAATTGGTACCAGATTGTGAGGTCACATGCTTCATTGTACATGATGCTTATGGTTTCAGTTTAGCAGCTTCAGGTGGTGTTTTCTTCAACTTTAAGACTCTGTAACCCAAACCCTTTTTTGTTTCTGTTTCTGCTGTTCAGTGTTGCCTGGTGTAATAAGACAACTATAAGACATCAGTGTCTGACAGTCATTTATGTGTCCATGCACTAGCTAAATCTACTTCTACTTCTGGTGAATGATTTGACAATCCGGTATTTTTGAAACCTCAAGTATTGAGCATGCATGTGCTATGTATGGAAGCAAGTATCAAATGGTGTGTTGAAATCTTTTGAGCTATGGGGCAAAAAATAATCTATCCCTGTTATAACCAGAGCTTTACATTCACCTCCTGATTTGTAGCCTTTACCTGGGATATGTGTTGCATGTGTGCTCTGACCCGTACATACATAATTGTCTGCAGAAAGATCCACTTTTGGTGAAGGTGAACAAGCTGACATCCACAAAGACACAACTTCCCTACTCCTATTACTCTCTTCCTTTCTGCAAGCCGGACACGATAGTTGACAGCGCAGAGAATCTTGGAGAAGTTCTGCGCGGTGATCGCATTGAGAACTCCCCTTATGTGGTTAGTACATGTTTCGTGTTCGACATGTATTTTCATATTCACTTTTGTAATTTGTAATGTACCAAATCACTGAGTGTCGTCTATTCTGTTGTTCGGGCTGTAGTTTGAGATGAGGGAGCCCAAGATGTGCCAGATTGTCTGCAGAGCATCAATTGATGATAAACAAGCAAAGGAGCTCAAGGAAAAGATAGGTGATGAGTATCGGGTGAACATGTATGTATTTATATGTGATACTGTAATGTATTTTATATGCGATACTGTAATTTTGATTGCATGATAAATGCTGGAGTTACATGACGAAAATTTCTTCACAGGATTCTTGACAACCTCCCGTTAGTTGTTCCTATCGCATGGCAGGATAGGGATGCTGTTGTTTATCAGGGTGGATATCATGTTGGTGTCAAGGGCCAGTATGCTGGTGTAAGTTTGTGTGCTCAGATGATCGTTTTAGTTTCAACAGTCTATAGGTCTCCCCTTTTTTTGAGTGGGTGCAGTTATCTTATTTGAAAATATATATGTTATAGAGCAAGGACGAGAAGGTCTTTATCCACAACCACTTGACTTTTTTAGTTAAATACCACAAGGATGAAACTACAGAACTCTCTAGAATTGTTGGATTTGAGGTCAAACCATTCAGGTTTGTTTTAAGTTATTCTTGCCATATTTTATTTGTTTGACACTATTTTGTTCACTCCCTTATTTATCTTTGTTATACTTCTGGTGCCAGTATTAACCATCAGTTTGAAGGCCAATGGAATGATAAAAACACTCATTTGATCACGTGCGATCCTCATGCCAGCAAGCTTGTGACAAACTCAGATACTCCTCAGGAGGTTGAAGCTGGAAAGGAAATCATATTTACCTATGATGTTGGCTTTGAGGTAATGTTTCTTATGGcttttctccttctcttttgTAGTGTAATTCCCTTAGTTAATAATACAATCTAAGGTTGAGTCCATTTTTAACATTTTCTGATTTCCTTGGCATTTCTTTACAGGAAAGTGATGTCAAGTGGGCTTCTCGCTGGGACACCTACCTGTTAATGACAGATGATCAAATTCACTGGTTTTCCATTGTGAACTCTCTCATGATCGTACTCTTCTTATCTGGGATGGTGGCCATGATTATGCTCCGCACTCTGTATAGAGATATCTCCAGGTACAACCAGCTCGAAAATGAAGAAGAAGCCCAAGAGGAGACAGGATGGAAGCTTGTTCATGGAGATGTGTTCCGCCCTCCTGCAAACTCTGACTTACTCTGTGTCTGCGTTGGGACTGGTGTTCAGTTCTTTGGTATGCTGCTAGTAACCATGATTTTCGCTGTTCTGGGATTCCTTTCGCCATCAAACCGAGGAGGGCTGATGACTGCCATGCTGCTCACTTGGGTCCTGATGGGATTGTTTGCTGGATATGCTTCTTCACGCTTCTATAAGATGTTTAAAGGATCAGAGTGGAAGAGTATCACCCTAAGGACTGCTTTCCTGTTTCCCGGGATTGCTTTCGGTATTTTCTTCATCCTGAATGCTCTTATATGGGGGGAGAAGTCGTCTGGTGCTGTTCCTTTCACCACAATGTTTGCCTTGGTCCTCCTTTGGTTTGGTATCTCTGTTCCTCTTGTATTTGTTGGGAGCTACCTGGGCTTCAAGCAACCTGCCATTGAGGCTCCAGTGAAGACTAACAAGATCCCAAGACAGGTCCCTGAGCAGGCTTGGTACATGAACCCTGCCTTCACCATTCTTATTGGTGGCATTCTTCCATTTGGGGCAGTCTTCATTGAGCTCTTCTTCATCCTCACGTCAATTTGGCTTCACCAGTTCTACTACATCTTTGGCTTCCTTTTCCTGGTGTTCATTATCCTGATCATCACCTGTGCGGAGATTACGATCGTGCTGTGCTATTTCCAACTGTGCAGTGAGGACTATAACTGGTGGTGGAGGTCCTATCTCACCTCGGGATCATCTGCAATCTACCTCTTCCTATATGCCGGGTTCTACTTCTTCACAAAGCTGCAGATCACCAAACTGGTGTCAGGCATACTGTACTTTGGCTACATGCTTCTGGCCTCGTTTGCATTCTGTGTGCTCACCGGTACAATTGGGTTCTGCGCCTGCTTCTGGTTCACGAGATTGATCTACTCATCCGTGAAGATTGACTAGGCTGGATGACATGAGACTGCAGATAGTTTGCTGTACGGTTATGGTGAAGCGGCCTCCATTTTCCACCCTGCGTTTTCGTGAATTCAGGAACTCTGTATTTTAGGTGTTATTAACAGCATAAACCATTTATGTCCACTGTGGTTCAGATCTGAGATGATACATCTGTCGCTATGGAGTTGTGTAAGGATAGAACACTACTGTCAGCTTCATATGGGGCAATTTTTCCTTGTATTGTAATGAACTGCTGTATAAATTCAATTCATAGCTACGCGCTCATAATTGTCTGTTATCTCTTTCTACCTCTGCATGATGATGGTGATACTGTTCTAATTATGGTGATACTGTTCTACTTCTTCACAAAGCTGCAGATCACAAAACTGGTGTCAGGCAAACTGTACTTTGGCTACATGCTTCTCGCCTCGTTTGCATTCTGTGTGCTCACCGGTGCAATCGGCTTCTGCGCCTGCTTCTGGTTCACGAGATTGATCTACTCATCTGTGAAGATCGACTAGGCTTGCTGACATGAGACTGCAGAGTTTGCTGTACGGTTATGGTGAAGCAGCCTCCATTTTCCACCTTGCATTCCTGAGTTTTCAGGAAAGCTGTATTGTAGGTGTTAATGGCGTGCACAATTTATGTCCACTATGATCTAGAGCTGAAGATGATATACATCGTCACTACGGAGCAATTTTTCCTTGTATTGTTACGAACTACTGTATAAATTTAATTCATAGCTACTCGTTCATAATTGTCTGTCATCTATCTCTACCTCTGCATGAATCGATTGTGTGGTCCACTGAACACATGGTCCTGGTTGCCACAAGCCATAAAATTGTTCTGAAATTACAATAAGAACATAGCTCGGTTTAGAAGAATGTGTTCCGTTTGGTCATCTTCTCCTGAAAGTTAGAGATCCTTAGTGATGCTGTTTAAGAAGCAGAGGCATGTATGTTACATAGCCAGCTGATGTAGCGATCCTGATAATAGAGGTAGTGTATGCTAATAGTTTTGTCTTTCCAAACAAAGTCAGGCAGTGAGAGTTCAACTTGAGCAAACGGCGGACCGCGATGCTGAAAACGTTCAGAACTTTTGGTTACTACATATATTCAGAGATGGTTTGTTGATCTCTGCAGTCTGAATGCTACATAGACTTCATACTAGTATCCATTCAGAATCAAGTCATGAAATTGTGGTATCACCAAGGCCTTGTTCGGGTAGTCGTCAGCAGAAGAACAAAATTACTAGGACATCTCGCAAACAAATTGGTGGCCGCCCCGTGCTTGATTTGATGTCCACCACGCCCGCCCGCGCTCCAGCTTGGCGAGGCTGCCCGACGAGGAGGGCGGCTGGCGAAGCTCCCGCGCTCCCGTGCTCCCCGTCAGTGCGGGAGCTCGTGCTCCCACCGCGCAGCTCGCTGGCCAGTgcggcgcgccgccgcagcaCCGAGGCGGAAGCCTCTGCCGCACAGGCCCGCGACATCCCCGTCCTCCGGTAACGACCTGGAGCCCCGTGCCCTGCGCGACAGGACCCGGAACTTGTACCAGCGCGACAGGAGCCGTCGTGCGTGGCGAACCGGTCGACCATTCCGCGGAGGACGGCGCGCGGGCAGGATACGCAGCGCGAGGCACCGGGCGCCGTcgtcggccgcggcggcgacgtAGCCGCGCCAGCACGCGTGGCAGTAGCGGTGCGGCGCCCACACTTCCGCCACCGCCTTTGCGAAGTTCTCGAGGCACGCCGGCGTCGTGCTTGTCAGCATCCAGAGCTCCTCGTGGTTATCCTCCAGTTCCATccaatccgccgccgccgctccagcaCGGCATCGGCCTCGCCGCGCCAGTACTCGAACAGCCTCCCGGAGGCCCCGCCCGTGCGCGCAGGCGTTGCCCAGCACGCGGCGGCCCGCCGCCACCTGCTCCTACGCCTCCGCTGTTGGGTTATTTGGGTCTAATGGTGCAAAGGCCCGTTACGTAAATTCAAACAATTTCAATAAAATTTCAAAGATCCATTAATGCAAAGGTGTATGGCAACAAGTTAATCCCACCTTACCAGTGGAGTTGGAGGAAatccaacttaaatagttggatgctctccatgctcgTGCAaatgtgggtgagaggaagaaggaagaacacgcgCCCTCACTTCGCCGGGCCGGGCCCGGCACGGGCTTCGAGCGAAGGGCGCGCGCACGCGACGTGCGtgtgaatggtccgccaaaattCAGACCAATCCTTGCGGAAATGCGGTTTACTTTTGCAGATTTGATACGCATGGGTGCCGGCTAGAATAGAATATAACAGACGATGCACAACACGCCTCGacctgcctgctgcgccgccgcgtacgctacttcatcccgttcgtcggcgtgcaccggcgatcgggagagcaggtctccgaaatctcgtcctcagcgatcctgcaccgggagagggcgaataaggtttttgggaagcgctctgcgcgactgctcgaacgtTTCCACATCACCGTCCTCGTCGCCACGgccgtcttcctcctcgtcagtggggcgcgactcggcgtcgtcaagcgcgcggaggtgctgatcgtcgcTGTCGTCTTCTTTACCCCGTTATTCCAGTCAGCCTAGAGACGTACGGTTTTCTATCCCTAACTATAtttttcatacctagtatgatctggttagggttgatcttgctgctgcaatattttatcttaaatcacTTGATCAGAATGTTTACATATGCTCGTTTTCTGTACGCAATTTTCGTCATGGttatgatttatcttcggattaatttaaaactaaaACTCTTTTTTCTATcaatccaaaaaccttattatAGTAATTTCAGTTTCATGGCTGGATTTGTTGATGCTCTGGGGTCCGAGAAGTTCTCTGACGAGCACTTTAAGAGATGGCAAACGAGAGTGATTCTGTGGCTCTCTGCCATGAACGTGTTGTGGGTGTCCAAGGGCAAACTTGAGGGGCCTGTTACCCCTGAGCAGGAGAAGACCTTTACCGAGGCCAACACACTTTTTGTGGACGCTGTGATCGGTACACTTATAGATCGTCTACAGGATGTGTACCTTCATCACGTAGACGCTAAAAAGTTGTGGGACGCCCTGGAGGTCGACTATAGCGGCATAGATGCAGGTGCTGAGCTGTACATCATGGAGCAGTACCATGACTATAAGATGATCGATGGAAAATCTGTAGTCGAGCAGGCTCATGAGATACAGTGCATGACCAAGGAGCTTGAGCACCTCAAGATCAATCTacccgacaagtttgtggttggTGGCATCATTGCCAAGTTGCCTCCTTCGTGAAGGGATTTCACCACAACTCTCAAACACAAGAGGATAGAGATATCAGTGCCTGATCTGATAGCATCCCTTGATGTTGAGGAAAAAGTTCGGGCCAAGGATGGGCGATCTAAGGCTGCTGAGGGCCAAACTAGTGCCAACATGATCCAGAAGTCTCACGGCAAAGGTAAGGGCAAGGGAAAAAAAGACTAAGCCGCAGCCTACCACTACTTTCAAGAAGAAGTTCAAGAAAGGTCAAGGCTGTTTTGTGTGTGGATCTACCGATCATTAGGCAAAGAAGTGCCCACACCGCAAACGAAGGAAGTCTTCACCTGAGCAGAAGACTGCGAACACGGTCACCATGGCTGgagtggaaaccagtgggtatAATTCTTTACCTTTGGTCTTTTCAGTATTTCAATATACTAGTTGGTGGCTCGATACTGGTGCAAATATTCATATGTGTTCTGATACTACCTTattttcttcttaccagaccgctCGGGATTCTACAGTGATGATGGGCAATGGGTCGCATGCTACTGTCCGTGGTGTTGGCATGGTCGATCTGAAGCTTACTTCGGAAAgatcgtgcagctgaagaacgtgcagcatgtccctacTATCGGCAAGAATCTAGTTAGTGGCTCCCTTTTATGTAGGGATTGTTTTAAAGTAGTGATTGTGTCCAATAAATTTGTCATGTCTAAGTGTGGACAATTTATCGGTAAAGGCTATGAGtgcggaggcttgttccgttTTTCAGTTTCAGATTACTGTAATAAGTCCGTGAACTTAATTTATGATGGTATAAATGAAAGCGATGCATTTGTTTGGCACTCGTGTTTATGTCATCTAGATTTTGGCTCTATGTATCGACTTTCCACCATGAGTTTAATTTCGAATTTTTCCATAGTCAAAGGTTCTAAGTTCCATAGTTGTGTGGAATCTAAGCAACCTCAAAAACCTCACAAGGTGGCAGAGGAGAGATATTTGGCACCTCTAAAACTAGTCCATTCAGATATCTGTGAGATGAATGGCGTGTTAACAGAAGGTGGAAAAAGATATTTCATGACCTTGATTGACGATGcaactagattttgctatgtgtacttgttgaaaacgaaagatgaggctcttaactgctttaaaatctataaggctgaagtagaaacccaACTTAAGAAAAAGATCAAACGACTTAGATCCGATCGAGGAGGTGAATATTTCTCTAACAATTTTGACTTATTCTGTGAGGAACACggtattattcatgagagggtgcctccctattcaccccaATCAAACGGGGTTGCCGAAAAAAAGAATTGCACGTTGTCtgacttggttaacgccatgttagacaccgctggattatctaaggcatggtggggggaggcagtattgatgaagcgtccccccatcagggaagacttaaaagtgttgctttatcagtcccaggaggctgataacacttttattacatctgatggtacatcaccgtacaattctgcgcggtaatgggcagtgaagcgccactatcgcgagaattacaactaaaacccacaccactacactagctacgaaaaggggatcatcagagtcttgcaccaTGCGGAGTttcagcggtggccttaaccacaggcaagactgggtgcaggacgaaaccctactcgacgtcttcggggatgtagtctggatcttccactgtaaaagtaagaatgaggtgagtacaaacgtactcagcaagcccaatcacacctgcggagggggtataacagaattaaatgcacgggatactccaaggataaggttaaggttcatttgcggaaaactcggttgtatgcaaaggttcggttaaaacattttcaaaacaagttttctagtaccaaggagcacgtgtTATTGATCcatacaggatccaagttttaagctgctaccggactccccatccgccgtagcacacggcacaactgccggacactttccaaacatctCACACCAATCCAACCAtccccagagagaaacactagttatgtgaccacaccataacttgcccaataccgtgggcacggctattcgaatagattttaactctgcagaggtgtgcaactttacccacaggtggggtaccacagcacgatcaccttagtgtcggtgcagatcccagcaaagccattacccaccttagctagacctgactagccaccacgggatccatcaaggggtcattcgacctacctccgaggtttaaccggggcataagtcacacagagcttatcccttctccttgatcacccgttgctctcagctctcctgatggctatcggactaactagtgggatttatgctaagccgttgcccatacaacggtcaagtggtttgcacgacaggaagctaggtgagatgacacatcaactcggtccttaggggtgacaagatggatatctcccttcctcgctcaaccacataggtacgagcacaccaacggcaattcacacagaaatgccatccatctcgtctgactcatctttcaaaaccacattttatcccttcccacacacacattttctttataaaaccaggtggtcaaggtatggttatcacaaacaagggtggctatcctattTTCAACaagcaaaacaatgcaattttataaaacaggccattgggttatgtttataaaaattaggacagaaacatccatcaaagggtggaattgaacttgccatcgtcaagtccttgcgggaggtcctgatcaaagcactgtccctcgggttcggggtcgcagaactggtcctcgttcgcttgatcacactcgggaacttcttcgttc
The Panicum hallii strain FIL2 chromosome 6, PHallii_v3.1, whole genome shotgun sequence genome window above contains:
- the LOC112897943 gene encoding transmembrane 9 superfamily member 9-like, which encodes MRPPAMLRWAGAALALLAAAPAAAFYLPGVAPNDFQKKDPLLVKVNKLTSTKTQLPYSYYSLPFCKPDTIVDSAENLGEVLRGDRIENSPYVFEMREPKMCQIVCRASIDDKQAKELKEKIGDEYRVNMILDNLPLVVPIAWQDRDAVVYQGGYHVGVKGQYAGSKDEKVFIHNHLTFLVKYHKDETTELSRIVGFEVKPFSINHQFEGQWNDKNTHLITCDPHASKLVTNSDTPQEVEAGKEIIFTYDVGFEESDVKWASRWDTYLLMTDDQIHWFSIVNSLMIVLFLSGMVAMIMLRTLYRDISRYNQLENEEEAQEETGWKLVHGDVFRPPANSDLLCVCVGTGVQFFGMLLVTMIFAVLGFLSPSNRGGLMTAMLLTWVLMGLFAGYASSRFYKMFKGSEWKSITLRTAFLFPGIAFGIFFILNALIWGEKSSGAVPFTTMFALVLLWFGISVPLVFVGSYLGFKQPAIEAPVKTNKIPRQVPEQAWYMNPAFTILIGGILPFGAVFIELFFILTSIWLHQFYYIFGFLFLVFIILIITCAEITIVLCYFQLCSEDYNWWWRSYLTSGSSAIYLFLYAGFYFFTKLQITKLVSGKLYFGYMLLASFAFCVLTGAIGFCACFWFTRLIYSSVKID